One stretch of Candidatus Binatia bacterium DNA includes these proteins:
- a CDS encoding acyl-CoA dehydrogenase yields the protein MDFRIAEDDRLLADAVRSFIEQEVNPRWQQIDREDRLPEEVLEGVRRLGLFGMSVPPEYGGLGLSVLQKALVHEQLGRGPWGLASFVSVHTGIGCVGIVRFGSAEQKQHYLPKMATGEWLGSFALTEPEAGSDAGALATRAERRSDHWVLNGRKIFITNAPLAHQYFLFARTDRGISAFIVDRESPGLSIGSVFDTLGHRGSQISEIVLDDCRIPLAALVGEEGQGFEYAKRTLAEGRTTLAARCVGAAQKALELALEYAQQRHTFGKPLIEHQSIAFRLAQMSARTEAARLLVYRSAWLLDQGQPAIRESSTAKLVAAENAWQTVDDAIQIFGGYGYIRGEYMIERIWRDVRVARVYDGSSEVQQIVIAQRLRKGDVETR from the coding sequence GTGGACTTCAGGATCGCCGAGGACGATCGGCTTCTTGCCGATGCAGTGCGCTCGTTCATCGAACAGGAAGTCAATCCGCGCTGGCAGCAAATCGATCGCGAGGATCGGCTGCCCGAAGAGGTGCTCGAGGGCGTGCGCCGCCTCGGACTGTTCGGCATGAGCGTGCCTCCCGAGTACGGCGGCCTCGGCTTGAGCGTGCTGCAGAAGGCGTTGGTGCACGAACAACTCGGGCGCGGGCCGTGGGGCCTGGCCAGCTTCGTGAGCGTGCACACCGGCATTGGTTGCGTCGGTATCGTACGCTTTGGCTCGGCAGAACAGAAACAGCACTACCTGCCCAAGATGGCAACCGGAGAATGGCTCGGGTCGTTCGCGCTCACCGAGCCGGAAGCAGGCTCCGACGCCGGAGCCCTCGCAACGCGCGCAGAACGCCGCAGCGACCACTGGGTTCTCAATGGCCGCAAAATTTTCATCACTAACGCGCCGCTCGCGCATCAGTATTTTCTCTTCGCTCGCACGGATCGCGGGATCAGCGCGTTTATCGTGGATCGCGAATCGCCAGGGCTCAGCATCGGCTCCGTGTTCGATACGCTGGGGCACCGAGGCTCGCAAATTTCCGAGATCGTGCTGGATGACTGCCGCATCCCCCTCGCGGCCCTGGTGGGGGAAGAGGGGCAGGGCTTCGAATACGCCAAGCGCACCCTGGCGGAAGGACGCACGACCCTGGCAGCACGCTGTGTGGGTGCGGCCCAGAAGGCTTTGGAACTGGCTCTGGAGTACGCCCAACAGCGGCACACCTTCGGTAAGCCTCTGATCGAGCACCAAAGCATTGCTTTTCGCCTGGCTCAAATGAGCGCGCGCACTGAGGCGGCCCGCCTGCTGGTGTACCGCAGCGCATGGCTTTTGGATCAGGGCCAGCCCGCCATTCGCGAATCGTCGACCGCGAAGCTCGTAGCCGCAGAGAACGCCTGGCAAACGGTGGACGACGCCATCCAGATCTTCGGCGGCTACGGCTACATTCGCGGCGAGTACATGATCGAGCGCATCTGGCGCGACGTGCGCGTGGCCCGCGTGTACGACGGCTCGAGCGAGGTGCAGCAAATCGTCATCGCCCAGCGGCTCCGCAAGGGCGACGTGGAAACACGTTGA